The following coding sequences lie in one Heliangelus exortis chromosome 8, bHelExo1.hap1, whole genome shotgun sequence genomic window:
- the LOC139799425 gene encoding dimethylaniline monooxygenase [N-oxide-forming] 4-like isoform X2 translates to MVQHVAVIGAGVGGLASIKCCLEEGLEPTCFERSEDIGGLWRYTDSVESARVSVYRSVITNTSKEMSCFSDFPFPEDFPNYLPHSLLLEYFRMYAQHFDLLQHIRFKTTVLSVRKQPDFATSGQWEVVTKADGVQESHVFDAVMVCTGHYQEPYLPLASFPGIETLFKGQYLHSQEYRDVEAFRGKRVLVVGIGNTGGDLSVELSRVAAKVFLSARSSTWVVSRLSDQGFPIDMVNTTRFNHFLDWLLPAALTKRIKFRKFNSWFNHANYGLASTKSSNFSLITNEELPFCLLSGAVVLKPSVKEFTESSALFEDGTTEENIDVVLFATGYSFSFPFLEESVRSLFHDNHSLYKCIFPPQLERPTLAIIGLIRLTGSVMVGAEMQARWVTGAFAGWNKLPPASTMIADVLKKKPPVKRNPAQRQSLKLSFIGYTDDIASCAGVKPSMLRLLLTDPGLALAIFFGPCTPYQYRLVGRGKWTGARAAILTQWQRTLKPLRTRVVDDSSSSPSSWHWMCLLALPAALALRFLLSKHPRCGWSPWAGPQL, encoded by the exons ATGGTGCAGCACGTGGCTGTTAttggggctggggtgggtggcTTGGCCTCCATCAAGTGCTGTCtggaggaagggctggagcCGACCTGCTTTGAGAGGAGCGAGGACATCGGGGGCCTCTGGCGCTACACG GACTCCGTGGAGAGTGCGAGGGTCAGTGTGTACCGCTCAGTCATCACCAACACCTCCAAGGAGATGTCCTGCTTCAGCGACTTCCCCTTCCCAGAGGATTTTCCCAATTACCtcccccacagcctcctcctggaGTATTTTCGGATGTATGCCCAGCACTTTGACCTCCTACAGCACATACGCTTCAAG ACAACAGTTCTCAGTGTGAGGAAGCAGCCAGATTTTGCCACCTCAGGCCAGTGGGAGGTGGTCACCAAGGCTGATGGTGTCCAGGAGTCACACGTCTTCGATGCTGTCATGGTTTGCACTGGTCATTACCAGGAGCCCTACTTACCCCTGGCTTCTTTCCCAG GGATAGAGACCCTCTTCAAAGGCCAGTACCTCCACAGCCAGGAATACAGAGATGTGGAGGCTTTCCGGGGAAAACGGGTCCTCGTGGTTGGCATTGGCAACACTGGTGGAGACCTCTCTGTGGAGCTGAGCCGTGTGGCTGCCAAG GTGTTCCTCAGTGCCAGGAGCAGCACCTGGGTGGTCAGCAGGCTCTCAGACCAAGGTTTCCCCATCGACATGGTCAACACCACTCGCTTCAACCACTTCCTGGACTGGCTCCTCCCAGCTGCCCTCACAAAGAGGATCAAGTTTCGGAAGTTCAATTCATGGTTTAACCATGCAAACTATGGCCTGGCTTCCAccaaaag CTCCAACTTTAGCTTAATCACCAATGAAGAGCTGCCCTTTTGCCTTCTCTCTGGGGCCGTCGTGTTGAAGCCGAGCGTGAAGGAGTTCACCGAAAGCTCTGCTCTTTTTGAAGATGGgaccacagaagaaaacattgatGTGGTGCTCTTTGCCACAGGCTAcagcttctccttcccctttctcgAAGAGTCTGTCCGCAGCCTTTTCCATGACAACCATTCCCTCTATAAATGcatcttccctccccagctggaaAGGCCAACGCTGGCCATCATCGGCTTGATCCGCCTGACGGGCTCTGTGATGGTGGGAGCTGAAATGCAGGCTCGTTGGGTGACAGGAGCTTTTGCAG gctggaacaagctccctcctgccagcacgATGATCGCGGATGTTTTGAAGAAGAAGCCTCCTGTCAAAAG GAATCCTGCCCAGAGGCAGAGCCTGAAGCTAAGTTTTATTGGCTACACAGATGACATTGCCTCGTGTGCTGGTGTGAAGCCCAGCATGCTGAGGCTGCTCCTGACAGACCCTGGCCTGGCCCTGGCCATCTTCTTTGGGCCCTGCACACCCTACCAGTACCGACTGGTGGGACGGGGCAAGTGGACTGGGGCCAGAGCTGCCATCCTGACTCAGTGGCAGAGGACACTGAAGCCCTTGAGAACCCGGGTGGTGGATGATTCCTCCAGCAGTCCTTCCAGCTGGCACTGGATGTGTCTCCtggccctgccagcagctctggcactgAGGTTCCTCCTGTCTAAACACCCCCGGTGTGGCTGGAGCCCCTGGGCAGGTCCCCAGCTCTAG
- the LOC139799425 gene encoding dimethylaniline monooxygenase [N-oxide-forming] 4-like isoform X1 gives MVQHVAVIGAGVGGLASIKCCLEEGLEPTCFERSEDIGGLWRYTDSVESARVSVYRSVITNTSKEMSCFSDFPFPEDFPNYLPHSLLLEYFRMYAQHFDLLQHIRFKTTVLSVRKQPDFATSGQWEVVTKADGVQESHVFDAVMVCTGHYQEPYLPLASFPGIETLFKGQYLHSQEYRDVEAFRGKRVLVVGIGNTGGDLSVELSRVAAKVFLSARSSTWVVSRLSDQGFPIDMVNTTRFNHFLDWLLPAALTKRIKFRKFNSWFNHANYGLASTKSSNFSLITNEELPFCLLSGAVVLKPSVKEFTESSALFEDGTTEENIDVVLFATGYSFSFPFLEESVRSLFHDNHSLYKCIFPPQLERPTLAIIGLIRLTGSVMVGAEMQARWVTGAFAGGRQGWNKLPPASTMIADVLKKKPPVKRNPAQRQSLKLSFIGYTDDIASCAGVKPSMLRLLLTDPGLALAIFFGPCTPYQYRLVGRGKWTGARAAILTQWQRTLKPLRTRVVDDSSSSPSSWHWMCLLALPAALALRFLLSKHPRCGWSPWAGPQL, from the exons ATGGTGCAGCACGTGGCTGTTAttggggctggggtgggtggcTTGGCCTCCATCAAGTGCTGTCtggaggaagggctggagcCGACCTGCTTTGAGAGGAGCGAGGACATCGGGGGCCTCTGGCGCTACACG GACTCCGTGGAGAGTGCGAGGGTCAGTGTGTACCGCTCAGTCATCACCAACACCTCCAAGGAGATGTCCTGCTTCAGCGACTTCCCCTTCCCAGAGGATTTTCCCAATTACCtcccccacagcctcctcctggaGTATTTTCGGATGTATGCCCAGCACTTTGACCTCCTACAGCACATACGCTTCAAG ACAACAGTTCTCAGTGTGAGGAAGCAGCCAGATTTTGCCACCTCAGGCCAGTGGGAGGTGGTCACCAAGGCTGATGGTGTCCAGGAGTCACACGTCTTCGATGCTGTCATGGTTTGCACTGGTCATTACCAGGAGCCCTACTTACCCCTGGCTTCTTTCCCAG GGATAGAGACCCTCTTCAAAGGCCAGTACCTCCACAGCCAGGAATACAGAGATGTGGAGGCTTTCCGGGGAAAACGGGTCCTCGTGGTTGGCATTGGCAACACTGGTGGAGACCTCTCTGTGGAGCTGAGCCGTGTGGCTGCCAAG GTGTTCCTCAGTGCCAGGAGCAGCACCTGGGTGGTCAGCAGGCTCTCAGACCAAGGTTTCCCCATCGACATGGTCAACACCACTCGCTTCAACCACTTCCTGGACTGGCTCCTCCCAGCTGCCCTCACAAAGAGGATCAAGTTTCGGAAGTTCAATTCATGGTTTAACCATGCAAACTATGGCCTGGCTTCCAccaaaag CTCCAACTTTAGCTTAATCACCAATGAAGAGCTGCCCTTTTGCCTTCTCTCTGGGGCCGTCGTGTTGAAGCCGAGCGTGAAGGAGTTCACCGAAAGCTCTGCTCTTTTTGAAGATGGgaccacagaagaaaacattgatGTGGTGCTCTTTGCCACAGGCTAcagcttctccttcccctttctcgAAGAGTCTGTCCGCAGCCTTTTCCATGACAACCATTCCCTCTATAAATGcatcttccctccccagctggaaAGGCCAACGCTGGCCATCATCGGCTTGATCCGCCTGACGGGCTCTGTGATGGTGGGAGCTGAAATGCAGGCTCGTTGGGTGACAGGAGCTTTTGCAGGTGGGAGACAGG gctggaacaagctccctcctgccagcacgATGATCGCGGATGTTTTGAAGAAGAAGCCTCCTGTCAAAAG GAATCCTGCCCAGAGGCAGAGCCTGAAGCTAAGTTTTATTGGCTACACAGATGACATTGCCTCGTGTGCTGGTGTGAAGCCCAGCATGCTGAGGCTGCTCCTGACAGACCCTGGCCTGGCCCTGGCCATCTTCTTTGGGCCCTGCACACCCTACCAGTACCGACTGGTGGGACGGGGCAAGTGGACTGGGGCCAGAGCTGCCATCCTGACTCAGTGGCAGAGGACACTGAAGCCCTTGAGAACCCGGGTGGTGGATGATTCCTCCAGCAGTCCTTCCAGCTGGCACTGGATGTGTCTCCtggccctgccagcagctctggcactgAGGTTCCTCCTGTCTAAACACCCCCGGTGTGGCTGGAGCCCCTGGGCAGGTCCCCAGCTCTAG